In Kineococcus sp. NBC_00420, a single genomic region encodes these proteins:
- a CDS encoding GNAT family N-acetyltransferase, producing the protein MPTLLTRPFTHDEARSVAAWAYPPPFDLYDVDPANTNLFTDRDPDGGGYYPATDDGAVVAFCVFGPEARVRGQQPQDGVLDVGLGVHPNLTSRGLASGLFEQVAALAWDLFHPRQLRTAVATFNDRSLALCRKAGFTPVRDFTGPGDRPFRELTCDLDPR; encoded by the coding sequence ACGACGAGGCCCGCTCTGTCGCCGCCTGGGCCTACCCGCCGCCCTTCGACCTCTACGACGTCGACCCCGCCAACACGAACCTCTTCACCGACCGCGACCCTGACGGCGGCGGCTACTACCCCGCCACCGACGACGGCGCGGTCGTCGCCTTCTGCGTCTTCGGCCCCGAAGCACGCGTCCGCGGACAGCAGCCCCAGGACGGAGTCCTCGACGTGGGCCTCGGTGTCCACCCCAACCTGACCAGCCGCGGCCTGGCCTCCGGGCTCTTCGAGCAGGTCGCCGCCCTGGCTTGGGACCTCTTCCACCCGCGTCAACTGCGCACCGCCGTCGCCACCTTCAACGACCGCTCCCTCGCCCTGTGCCGCAAAGCCGGCTTCACCCCCGTCCGAGACTTCACCGGGCCTGGTGACCGACCGTTCCGCGAGCTCACCTGCGACCTCGACCCGCGATGA
- a CDS encoding DJ-1/PfpI family protein: MSDLQIVALLFPKVTQLDLTAPAQVFARLPGARVHLAWHDTAPVVTDCGWSIVPTTTLTDCPPADILFVPGGEGAFELFEDDVALDFLRRQAASARWVTSVCTGSFALAAAGLLDGRRATSHWASLEMLAEFGVVPVSERVVVDGQVVTGAGVTSGMDFALQLAALEVGEDVARGVQLTLEYDPAPPFDHGSPRTADPEAVRLGRQRAREGRLARVQQAAHRLASGRS; this comes from the coding sequence TGACGCAGCTGGACCTCACCGCCCCAGCGCAGGTTTTCGCCCGGCTCCCTGGAGCCCGAGTCCACCTCGCCTGGCACGACACCGCGCCGGTGGTCACCGACTGCGGCTGGTCCATCGTGCCCACCACCACCCTCACCGACTGCCCACCCGCGGACATCCTCTTCGTACCCGGAGGGGAGGGTGCCTTCGAGTTGTTCGAGGACGACGTCGCGCTGGACTTCCTACGCCGTCAAGCCGCATCGGCGCGGTGGGTCACCTCGGTGTGCACCGGCTCGTTCGCTCTGGCGGCGGCGGGGCTGCTCGACGGGCGGCGGGCCACCAGCCATTGGGCATCTCTGGAGATGCTCGCCGAATTCGGTGTCGTACCCGTGTCCGAGCGTGTGGTCGTTGATGGTCAGGTCGTCACTGGGGCCGGCGTCACCTCAGGGATGGACTTTGCCTTGCAGTTGGCGGCCTTGGAGGTAGGTGAGGACGTGGCCAGGGGGGTGCAGTTGACGTTGGAGTACGACCCGGCGCCTCCTTTCGACCACGGTTCGCCACGGACGGCTGATCCCGAGGCGGTGCGCCTGGGGCGGCAGCGGGCACGAGAGGGTCGTCTCGCGCGCGTCCAACAGGCCGCTCACCGCTTGGCTTCGGGTCGGAGCTGA
- a CDS encoding alpha/beta fold hydrolase: MSCPTDHVPGSFDLIPSVPQAPIEEAQVAKATTETGLALRDRPAPSHQWQLNGEDLNVEVHGHGHHLVVLEAGLGNCRTSWDVLMPHLLDEVGAAVTVVTYDRPGSGRSPASGQATTIEAMAQRFADLVQHAVAVTADSTDVTGATDGEGASADSGEPAGRIVLVGHSLGGLLIRCALPLLIQRGLGQQIAGMVLLDPTTETADAYSDPNYYRQFGRLLALQQQVAHLAPLRRWATTARRRALPAATGEAMIAEDFTPKSLAQARREHLALQEAVPSLRADPPAPPACPVVVLSAGHATKAAAPFRADVVAHQRAYAESLPLGRFESLSAGHFLHVEQAPAVAAAITRLLT; encoded by the coding sequence GTGAGCTGCCCCACGGATCATGTTCCCGGCTCGTTCGACCTCATACCGTCGGTGCCCCAGGCACCAATCGAGGAGGCTCAGGTGGCCAAGGCAACAACAGAGACTGGACTCGCCCTGCGCGACCGGCCTGCGCCTTCCCACCAGTGGCAGCTGAACGGGGAGGACCTCAACGTCGAGGTCCACGGCCACGGCCACCACCTCGTCGTCCTTGAAGCCGGCTTGGGCAACTGCCGCACCTCCTGGGACGTACTCATGCCCCACCTCCTCGACGAGGTCGGTGCAGCAGTGACCGTGGTGACCTACGACCGGCCCGGTTCTGGACGCAGCCCCGCCTCCGGTCAGGCCACAACCATCGAAGCAATGGCTCAGCGCTTCGCCGACCTCGTCCAGCACGCCGTTGCAGTCACGGCGGACAGCACTGACGTGACCGGTGCGACGGACGGAGAAGGAGCAAGTGCAGACAGCGGCGAGCCTGCCGGGCGCATCGTGCTGGTCGGGCACAGCCTCGGTGGTCTCCTCATCCGCTGCGCCCTCCCGCTGCTGATTCAGAGGGGCCTGGGCCAGCAGATCGCCGGGATGGTGCTGCTGGACCCCACCACCGAGACCGCCGACGCCTACAGCGACCCGAACTACTACCGCCAGTTCGGGCGACTGCTGGCCCTGCAGCAGCAGGTCGCCCACCTCGCCCCACTGCGCCGATGGGCCACCACCGCCCGACGTCGAGCCCTACCCGCAGCCACCGGCGAGGCGATGATCGCTGAGGACTTCACGCCGAAGTCCCTGGCCCAAGCTCGTCGCGAGCACCTAGCTTTGCAAGAGGCCGTACCCAGCCTGCGCGCTGATCCACCCGCACCGCCGGCGTGCCCCGTGGTCGTCTTGTCGGCAGGGCATGCCACCAAAGCCGCAGCGCCGTTTCGCGCCGACGTCGTCGCCCACCAGCGCGCTTACGCCGAGAGCCTGCCGCTGGGGAGGTTCGAGTCACTATCGGCCGGGCACTTCCTGCATGTCGAGCAAGCTCCTGCGGTGGCTGCTGCCATCACCAGGCTGCTCACCTGA